A single genomic interval of Corallococcus exiguus harbors:
- the gspF gene encoding type II secretion system inner membrane protein GspF has product MPVFEYRGLDSHGKQKKGLLEADSPKTLRSKLRADGIFLTDVLGHAEGSRAGVSKGANASLVARDVDLRKLASGRVSTEDVAILTRQLATLLGAGVTIVDSLNALVDQAEKERLKRALSDIKQRVNEGSSLADAFSQHPKIFPSIYINMVRAGEASGALDTVLLRLADFTENQAKLQQKILGTMLYPAIMMLVGGGILVLLMVFVVPKVTKIFETMKATLPLNTRILIAASNFMQAWWFLVIPAMVAGFIFFMRWTKSPKGKPKWDRFTLKAPIFGSLVRLLAISRFARTLSTLLKSGVPMLAALDIVKAVMTNSVLADAVENARESIREGESIATPLKRSGQFPPLVYHMVAIGEKSGQLEDMLLSVADSYETQVNVRIGALTSLLEPMLIVVMGVMIAFVALSILMPILQVNTAIH; this is encoded by the coding sequence ATGCCCGTCTTCGAATACAGAGGCCTCGACTCCCACGGCAAGCAGAAGAAGGGCTTGCTGGAGGCGGACTCACCCAAGACGCTGCGCTCCAAGCTGCGCGCCGACGGCATCTTCCTGACCGACGTGCTCGGGCATGCGGAGGGAAGCCGCGCGGGCGTGTCCAAGGGCGCCAACGCGTCGCTCGTGGCGCGCGACGTGGACCTGCGCAAGCTGGCCAGCGGCCGGGTCAGCACCGAGGACGTCGCCATCCTCACCCGCCAGCTCGCGACCCTGCTGGGCGCGGGCGTCACCATCGTGGACTCGCTCAACGCGCTGGTGGACCAGGCGGAGAAGGAGCGCCTCAAGCGCGCCCTCTCCGACATCAAGCAGCGCGTGAACGAAGGCTCGTCCCTGGCGGACGCGTTCAGCCAGCACCCCAAAATCTTCCCCAGCATCTACATCAACATGGTGCGCGCGGGTGAGGCCTCCGGCGCGCTGGACACCGTGCTGCTGCGCCTGGCGGACTTCACGGAGAACCAGGCCAAGCTGCAGCAGAAGATCCTCGGCACCATGCTCTACCCCGCCATCATGATGCTGGTGGGCGGCGGCATCCTGGTGCTGCTGATGGTGTTCGTCGTCCCGAAGGTCACGAAGATCTTCGAGACGATGAAGGCCACCCTGCCCCTGAACACGCGCATCCTCATCGCCGCGTCCAACTTCATGCAGGCGTGGTGGTTCCTGGTGATTCCGGCCATGGTGGCGGGCTTCATCTTCTTCATGCGCTGGACGAAGAGCCCCAAGGGCAAGCCCAAGTGGGACCGCTTCACGCTCAAGGCGCCCATCTTCGGCAGCCTGGTGCGCCTGCTGGCCATCTCCCGCTTCGCGCGCACGCTGTCCACGCTGCTCAAGAGCGGCGTGCCCATGCTGGCCGCGCTGGACATCGTCAAGGCGGTGATGACGAACTCGGTGCTGGCGGACGCGGTGGAGAACGCCCGCGAGTCCATCCGCGAGGGCGAAAGCATCGCCACGCCCCTCAAGCGGTCCGGCCAGTTCCCGCCGCTCGTGTACCACATGGTCGCCATCGGTGAGAAATCAGGGCAGCTGGAGGACATGCTGCTGTCGGTGGCGGACTCCTATGAGACGCAGGTGAACGTGCGCATCGGCGCGCTCACCAGCCTCCTGGAGCCCATGCTCATCGTGGTGATGGGCGTGATGATTGCATTCGTCGCCCTCTCCATCCTGATGCCGATTCTGCAGGTGAACACGGCCATCCATTAG
- the gspC gene encoding type II secretion system protein GspC, with the protein MELFFRKYFWSVNLLFILLVALLAARTVNLFVESSISPAPASEAPARVAQRTHAADSGLATIDAERLSRLTGVKLPAEEVAVREPPTSPEFDANAPPAKSGLRVKLLGTLVAANPDWSFASIQDMNTQRSQTYMIGNNLMGATVMEIERERVIINNNGRREFIDGQPGDGAVAAYTPPPVAPTATPTNNLGNGIKSTGENEYEVPKAEIDKTLSNLNDVAMQARIVPAFKDGQAVGFKLFSIRPDSIYSKIGVQNGDVIRRINGFDMNSPEKALEIYSKLKDSSRIEIEIERNGAPIRKSYNVR; encoded by the coding sequence ATGGAACTCTTCTTTCGCAAGTACTTCTGGAGCGTGAACCTGTTGTTCATCCTGCTCGTCGCCCTGCTGGCGGCGCGCACGGTGAACCTGTTCGTCGAATCCTCCATCTCCCCCGCGCCCGCGTCCGAGGCTCCCGCCCGCGTCGCGCAGCGCACCCACGCCGCGGACAGCGGCCTTGCCACCATCGACGCGGAGCGCCTGTCGCGGCTCACCGGCGTGAAGCTGCCCGCGGAAGAGGTCGCGGTGAGGGAGCCGCCCACGTCGCCGGAGTTCGACGCCAACGCCCCGCCGGCCAAGAGCGGCCTGCGCGTGAAGCTGCTGGGCACGCTCGTCGCGGCCAACCCGGACTGGTCCTTCGCGTCCATCCAGGACATGAACACGCAGCGTTCGCAGACGTACATGATCGGCAACAACCTGATGGGCGCCACCGTCATGGAGATCGAACGCGAGCGCGTGATCATCAACAACAACGGCCGCCGCGAGTTCATCGACGGGCAGCCCGGTGACGGCGCCGTCGCCGCCTACACCCCGCCTCCCGTCGCCCCCACCGCCACCCCGACCAACAACCTGGGCAACGGCATCAAGTCCACGGGTGAGAACGAGTACGAAGTCCCCAAGGCCGAAATCGACAAGACGTTGAGCAACCTCAACGACGTGGCGATGCAGGCGCGCATCGTGCCGGCCTTCAAGGACGGCCAGGCGGTGGGCTTCAAGCTGTTCTCCATCCGCCCGGACAGCATCTATTCGAAGATCGGCGTCCAGAACGGTGACGTCATCCGCCGCATCAACGGCTTCGACATGAACAGCCCCGAGAAGGCGCTGGAGATCTACTCGAAGCTGAAGGACTCCTCCCGTATCGAGATCGAGATCGAGCGCAACGGCGCGCCGATCCGCAAATCCTACAACGTCCGTTAA
- a CDS encoding ParB/RepB/Spo0J family partition protein: MAAKSARKSAPAKSKSATPRKPRRKKAEPKSRGLSAAEVASEAVAFPDTLLQAVREDGGQVLSVYRDPLGGHPVVFAVLPIDKVEPTPYQRDLSEPHVKRLATAMERLDRFLDPVIAVRMNGRYWTPNGNHRLNASKLLGAKSIVALLLPDEDVAYQILALNTEKAHNLKERSLEVIRMARGLVGANRQGKESAFSHLFEEPSFLTLGAAYEKRPRFSAGAYHPFVKVVDGFQDVPLAQALAVRDAQAEQLLELDDAVVAVVNALKERGLQSPYLKNFVVARLNFLRFRKDGPPPTFETTVRRMLTSALRFNVDKVRREDIGRMGGGPMEPDEEQA, encoded by the coding sequence ATGGCCGCGAAGTCCGCTCGCAAGTCCGCCCCCGCGAAGTCGAAGTCGGCCACCCCGCGCAAGCCGCGCCGCAAGAAGGCCGAACCGAAGTCACGGGGCCTGAGCGCGGCGGAGGTGGCGAGCGAGGCCGTGGCCTTCCCCGACACCCTCCTCCAGGCCGTGCGCGAGGACGGCGGACAGGTGCTGTCCGTCTACCGCGACCCGCTGGGCGGACACCCCGTCGTCTTCGCCGTGCTCCCCATCGACAAGGTGGAGCCCACGCCCTACCAGCGCGACCTGTCCGAGCCCCACGTCAAACGGCTCGCGACCGCCATGGAGCGCCTGGACCGCTTCCTCGACCCCGTCATCGCCGTGCGCATGAACGGCCGCTACTGGACGCCCAACGGCAACCACCGCCTCAACGCCAGCAAGCTGCTGGGCGCGAAGTCCATCGTCGCGCTGCTCCTGCCGGACGAGGACGTGGCCTATCAAATCCTCGCCCTCAACACGGAGAAGGCCCACAACCTGAAGGAGCGCTCGCTGGAGGTCATCCGCATGGCGCGGGGACTCGTCGGCGCGAACCGCCAGGGCAAGGAGTCCGCCTTCTCCCACCTCTTCGAGGAGCCCTCCTTCCTCACCCTGGGCGCCGCCTACGAGAAGCGCCCCCGCTTCTCCGCGGGCGCCTACCACCCCTTCGTCAAGGTGGTGGACGGCTTCCAGGACGTGCCGCTGGCACAGGCCCTGGCCGTGCGCGACGCCCAGGCGGAGCAGCTGCTGGAGTTGGACGACGCGGTGGTCGCCGTCGTCAACGCCCTCAAGGAGCGAGGCCTCCAGAGCCCCTACCTCAAGAACTTCGTCGTCGCCCGGCTCAACTTCCTGCGCTTTCGCAAGGACGGCCCACCTCCCACCTTCGAAACCACCGTGCGCCGCATGCTGACCAGCGCCCTGCGCTTCAACGTGGACAAGGTGCGCCGCGAGGACATTGGCCGCATGGGCGGCGGGCCCATGGAACCGGACGAAGAGCAGGCCTGA
- the gspD gene encoding type II secretion system secretin GspD yields MKTTLPSWMLCLCLALSVPAWAQRRPTQPGTPPPAPAAQGERDRTITPQGGSSAAPAENQGPRQTPTCEQARRNARYGIYFDKVDIEKLVQTVSDATCRTFILPENVRGKISIIGPENGRVEVDADSFYSAFLAALDANGLAVYPYGRFLKIVDKRSAKQNPIPTIVDENTPYTTNEQMVTKLFKIKYVEVEPLRGVLQQLVSKDGDTIPYPPDTIIINDVGSNIHRLERLINQLDSRSSSDEMRIIQVQYATAQDVANTIQKLFEAKAGAGGRAGQRPGNFTQGQPGQPPPGAEGVAGGTESGGAVTLSQIIPDERTNKLIIVASPAAFGRIQDLVREVDIPSGSGNKINVYPLENANSEELASTLQSLAQGTANRPQRGPIPQQPQGLPRAPAQAAELFSGEVKISADKGTNSLVIVASQGDYKNIVQIIQQLDQPRRQVFVEAVIMEVNLDRNSEFGINFHQGFSLKTDDGAIPGILGTNYSGGGVPPSFSLANLAGMGGFLAGIQGPVLPGLKNLGIDIPAFGVVLNAMQQSSDVNVLSTPHLLTSDNEEAEITVGQNVPFQSGFTPSALGSSLGGTGTGANGVQASLLGSLGGLGSLYAPITRQNVELKLTVKPQINESDFIRLVITEQTEEIASTDPVLGPTTSKRSAKTTVIAKDMETVVIGGIMQDRTLESVSKVPVLGDIPLLGHLFRDTTRRKTKTNLLLFLTPYIIRGQDDFRRIFERKMKERQQFVEQFYGQVPGYDVAVDFSRKPGPLSRMNQSVIKEEQRVENGGSGTTNERVIRPAGSPAPGGSPSPARPGGEAPAPQEGAAPVPEGDQAPRNLEAPPEGSERSVPAPQPEVIAPSPDADAERLRIQPGDGE; encoded by the coding sequence ATGAAGACGACGCTCCCGTCCTGGATGCTCTGCCTGTGCCTCGCGCTCTCCGTTCCCGCGTGGGCCCAGCGCCGTCCTACACAGCCCGGTACCCCGCCCCCCGCTCCCGCGGCCCAGGGTGAACGCGACCGGACCATCACCCCGCAGGGCGGTAGCAGCGCCGCGCCCGCCGAGAACCAGGGCCCCCGCCAGACGCCCACGTGCGAGCAGGCCCGTCGCAACGCGCGCTACGGCATCTACTTCGACAAGGTGGACATCGAGAAGCTCGTCCAGACCGTGTCGGACGCCACCTGCCGCACGTTCATCCTCCCGGAGAACGTGCGCGGGAAGATCTCCATCATCGGTCCGGAGAACGGCCGCGTGGAGGTGGACGCGGACTCGTTCTACTCCGCGTTCCTCGCCGCGCTCGACGCGAACGGCTTGGCCGTCTACCCGTACGGCCGCTTCCTGAAGATCGTCGACAAGCGCTCGGCGAAGCAGAACCCCATCCCGACCATCGTGGACGAGAACACCCCGTACACGACGAACGAGCAGATGGTCACCAAGCTGTTCAAGATCAAGTACGTGGAGGTGGAGCCGCTGCGCGGCGTCCTCCAGCAGCTCGTGTCCAAGGACGGCGACACCATCCCGTACCCGCCGGACACCATCATCATCAACGACGTGGGCTCCAACATCCACCGCCTGGAGCGCCTGATCAATCAGCTGGACAGCCGCTCCTCCAGCGACGAGATGCGCATCATCCAGGTGCAGTACGCCACCGCGCAGGACGTGGCCAACACCATCCAGAAGCTCTTTGAAGCCAAGGCCGGCGCGGGCGGCCGCGCGGGCCAGCGCCCCGGCAACTTCACGCAAGGCCAGCCGGGCCAGCCTCCTCCGGGCGCGGAAGGCGTCGCTGGCGGCACGGAGTCGGGCGGCGCCGTCACGCTGTCGCAGATCATCCCGGACGAGCGCACCAACAAGCTCATCATCGTGGCCAGCCCCGCCGCCTTCGGCCGCATCCAGGACCTGGTGCGCGAGGTGGACATCCCGTCCGGCAGCGGCAACAAGATCAACGTCTACCCGCTGGAGAACGCCAACTCGGAGGAGCTGGCCAGCACGCTCCAGTCGCTGGCGCAGGGCACCGCCAACCGCCCCCAGCGCGGCCCCATCCCGCAGCAGCCGCAGGGCCTGCCGCGCGCGCCCGCCCAGGCCGCGGAGCTGTTCAGCGGCGAGGTGAAGATCTCCGCGGACAAGGGCACCAACTCGCTGGTCATCGTCGCCAGCCAGGGGGACTACAAGAACATCGTCCAGATCATCCAGCAGCTGGATCAGCCGCGCCGCCAGGTGTTCGTGGAGGCGGTGATCATGGAAGTGAACCTGGACCGCAACAGCGAGTTCGGCATCAACTTCCACCAGGGCTTCAGCCTCAAGACGGATGACGGCGCCATCCCCGGCATCCTGGGCACCAACTACTCCGGCGGCGGCGTGCCCCCGTCCTTCTCCCTGGCGAACCTGGCCGGCATGGGCGGCTTCCTCGCCGGCATCCAGGGCCCCGTCCTGCCCGGGCTCAAGAACCTGGGCATCGACATCCCGGCCTTCGGCGTGGTGCTCAACGCCATGCAGCAGTCGTCCGACGTGAACGTGCTGTCCACGCCGCACCTGCTCACCAGCGACAACGAGGAGGCCGAAATCACGGTGGGCCAGAACGTGCCCTTCCAGTCCGGCTTCACCCCGTCCGCGCTGGGCAGCTCGCTCGGCGGCACGGGAACCGGCGCCAACGGCGTGCAGGCCTCGCTCCTGGGTTCGCTGGGCGGCCTGGGGTCGCTGTACGCACCCATCACGCGCCAGAACGTGGAGCTCAAGCTCACCGTCAAGCCTCAGATCAACGAGAGCGACTTCATCCGCCTCGTCATCACGGAGCAGACGGAAGAGATCGCCTCCACGGACCCCGTCCTCGGCCCCACGACGTCCAAGCGCAGCGCGAAGACGACGGTCATCGCCAAGGACATGGAGACGGTGGTGATTGGCGGCATCATGCAGGACCGCACGCTGGAGTCCGTCTCCAAGGTGCCGGTGCTGGGTGACATCCCCCTGCTGGGCCACCTGTTCCGCGACACCACGCGCCGCAAGACGAAGACGAACCTGCTGCTCTTCCTCACGCCCTACATCATCCGCGGCCAGGACGACTTCCGTCGCATCTTCGAGCGCAAGATGAAGGAGCGGCAGCAGTTCGTGGAGCAGTTCTACGGCCAGGTCCCCGGCTATGACGTCGCGGTGGACTTCAGCCGCAAGCCCGGTCCCCTGTCGCGCATGAACCAGTCCGTCATCAAGGAAGAGCAGCGGGTGGAGAATGGCGGCAGCGGCACGACCAACGAGCGGGTCATCCGCCCGGCTGGCTCCCCGGCTCCCGGCGGCTCTCCGTCCCCCGCGCGGCCGGGCGGGGAAGCGCCTGCTCCGCAGGAAGGTGCCGCACCCGTCCCCGAGGGCGACCAGGCACCGCGAAATTTAGAGGCGCCTCCGGAAGGTTCGGAGAGATCAGTCCCCGCGCCACAGCCCGAGGTGATCGCGCCCAGCCCGGACGCGGACGCCGAGCGGCTGCGCATCCAGCCGGGAGACGGGGAGTAA
- the gspG gene encoding type II secretion system major pseudopilin GspG translates to MTTTNAKKQQRRKNRGMTLIEIMVVITILGLIAAAVGVAVIPKLEEAKQDTAKLDIRNIQSAMKLYYTKKGSYPDTATGLKALVDTNNLERMPLDPWGREYVYMNEGGKPVITSYGADGNPGGEGSDADISSKDQNARQ, encoded by the coding sequence ATGACGACGACGAACGCGAAGAAGCAGCAGCGCCGCAAGAACCGCGGCATGACCCTCATCGAGATCATGGTGGTCATCACCATCCTCGGGCTCATCGCGGCGGCGGTGGGCGTGGCCGTCATCCCGAAGCTGGAAGAGGCCAAGCAGGACACCGCGAAGCTGGACATCCGCAACATCCAGAGCGCGATGAAGCTCTACTACACGAAGAAGGGCTCCTACCCGGACACCGCCACGGGCCTCAAGGCGCTGGTGGACACCAACAACCTGGAGCGCATGCCGCTGGACCCCTGGGGCCGCGAGTACGTGTACATGAACGAGGGCGGCAAGCCGGTCATCACCAGCTACGGCGCCGACGGCAACCCGGGCGGCGAGGGCTCCGACGCCGACATCTCCTCCAAGGACCAGAACGCCCGGCAGTAA
- a CDS encoding pilus assembly FimT family protein translates to MSPAPARRRRAPRGLTLIEISIALAIAAVMFAAVTLGIGAITGAKAKGSATELAGVIRSLYDSAALSGKTCRLVFEIPDPKREEATRYHAECAAGGVTTSRDRDSALRDEARDRERARKAGNNGGDSRKNYTRSEGSQPSAQELMDEEKNRIESQSTFSAYTAEEISPKQLPAGVAVSVWTRQQREPVESGVAYLYFFPQGYTEKAMVFLRQGDNAWTLDVSPLTGKVFIASEALEVPRS, encoded by the coding sequence ATGTCCCCTGCTCCCGCCCGCCGCCGTCGCGCCCCGCGCGGCCTCACGCTGATTGAGATCTCCATCGCGCTGGCCATCGCGGCGGTGATGTTCGCCGCGGTGACCCTTGGCATTGGCGCCATCACCGGCGCGAAGGCGAAGGGCAGCGCCACGGAGCTCGCGGGCGTCATCCGCTCGCTCTACGACTCGGCGGCGCTCAGCGGCAAGACGTGCCGGCTGGTGTTCGAAATCCCCGACCCGAAGCGTGAAGAGGCCACGCGCTACCACGCCGAATGCGCCGCGGGCGGCGTCACCACCTCGCGCGACCGGGACTCGGCGCTCCGCGACGAAGCGCGCGACCGCGAGCGCGCCCGGAAGGCCGGCAACAACGGCGGGGACTCGCGCAAGAACTACACGCGCTCGGAGGGCTCGCAGCCGTCCGCGCAGGAGCTGATGGACGAGGAGAAGAACCGCATCGAGTCCCAGTCCACCTTCTCCGCGTACACCGCGGAGGAGATCTCCCCCAAGCAGCTCCCGGCGGGCGTGGCGGTGTCGGTGTGGACGCGGCAGCAGCGCGAGCCGGTGGAGAGCGGCGTGGCCTATCTCTACTTCTTCCCGCAGGGCTACACGGAGAAGGCCATGGTCTTCCTGCGCCAGGGTGACAACGCCTGGACGCTGGACGTGTCACCCCTGACGGGCAAGGTGTTCATCGCATCCGAGGCCCTGGAGGTGCCCCGCTCATGA
- a CDS encoding sigma-54-dependent transcriptional regulator has translation MTSPTVLVVDDDRANLDSVARIFQREGFATLSAAQGTEALEMLRRPEVSVMVTDLMMPGMDGQELLKASRAIRPDVEVVLMTAYGTVETAVAAMKDGAYDFITKPLKRHALVKAVQKALEKQALVQENTSLKAKLAEINPAGGRAMVGQSPAFRAMLDTIRQAAPSTATVLLLGESGTGKELAARALHEHSARAKQSFIAVNCGAIPESILEAELFGVERGAYTGAVTRREGRFERASGGTLFLDEVGEMPLSAQVKLLRVLQEGELERLGGTQTVKVDVRLVAATNKDLQKEVAEGRFREDLYYRLHVVEIRVPALASRREDIPLLAEAFLRRFSAKNGKVLRGFSPDALGVLENYAWPGNVRELEHAVERAVVLARTDVLEASDLPESVRKGPLGSAGQLVIPIGTPMEEIERRVIHETLRHTRGDKTLAARLLGIAARTIYRKLEREQGGPDAPPVPPSPPTNAD, from the coding sequence ATGACATCTCCCACGGTCCTGGTCGTCGACGACGACCGCGCCAACCTCGATTCCGTCGCCCGCATCTTCCAGCGGGAAGGCTTCGCCACGTTGTCCGCCGCGCAAGGCACGGAGGCGCTGGAGATGCTCCGTCGCCCCGAGGTCAGCGTCATGGTCACCGACCTGATGATGCCCGGCATGGACGGCCAGGAGCTGCTCAAGGCCAGCCGCGCCATCCGCCCGGACGTGGAGGTGGTGCTGATGACCGCCTACGGCACGGTGGAGACAGCCGTGGCCGCCATGAAGGACGGCGCCTACGACTTCATCACCAAGCCCCTCAAGCGCCACGCCCTGGTGAAGGCCGTGCAGAAGGCGCTGGAGAAGCAGGCGCTCGTCCAGGAGAACACCTCCCTCAAGGCGAAGCTCGCGGAGATCAACCCCGCGGGCGGGCGCGCCATGGTGGGCCAGTCCCCCGCCTTCCGCGCCATGCTGGACACCATCCGCCAGGCGGCGCCCTCCACCGCCACGGTGCTCTTGCTGGGCGAATCCGGCACCGGCAAGGAGCTGGCCGCCAGAGCGCTGCATGAGCACTCCGCCCGGGCGAAGCAGTCCTTCATCGCCGTCAACTGCGGCGCCATTCCAGAGAGCATCCTGGAGGCGGAGCTCTTCGGCGTGGAGCGCGGCGCGTACACCGGCGCCGTCACCCGCCGCGAGGGCCGCTTCGAGCGCGCCAGCGGCGGCACCCTCTTCCTGGACGAGGTGGGCGAGATGCCCCTCTCCGCGCAGGTGAAGCTCTTGCGCGTGCTCCAGGAGGGAGAGCTGGAGCGGCTGGGCGGCACGCAGACGGTGAAGGTGGACGTGCGGCTGGTCGCCGCCACCAACAAGGACCTGCAGAAGGAGGTCGCCGAAGGGCGCTTCCGCGAGGACCTCTACTACCGCCTGCACGTGGTGGAGATCCGCGTGCCCGCGCTCGCGTCGCGCCGCGAGGACATCCCGCTCCTGGCGGAGGCCTTCCTGCGCCGCTTCTCCGCGAAGAACGGCAAGGTGCTGCGCGGCTTCTCCCCGGACGCCCTGGGCGTGCTGGAGAACTACGCGTGGCCCGGCAACGTGCGTGAGCTGGAGCACGCCGTGGAGCGCGCCGTGGTGCTGGCCCGCACGGACGTGCTGGAGGCCAGCGACCTGCCGGAGTCCGTGCGCAAGGGGCCCCTGGGCTCCGCCGGACAGCTGGTCATCCCCATCGGGACGCCCATGGAGGAGATTGAAAGGCGCGTCATCCACGAGACCCTGCGCCACACGCGCGGGGACAAGACGCTCGCCGCCCGCCTGCTGGGCATCGCCGCGCGCACCATCTACCGCAAGCTCGAGCGCGAGCAGGGCGGCCCGGACGCGCCTCCAGTCCCCCCCTCCCCTCCCACCAACGCGGACTGA
- a CDS encoding type II secretion system protein GspG: MTPEHTSSPTSAREARAVSSDQARARSQRVGRLLLLGVFALATLLAFALVWVTEDNSLTPTQRQAREQIRRLEGFFKAYHRLMGSFPTQAEGFAPLIASKVLDSTPLDPWGHPYVYRMEGKSGAVLSLGSDGKPGGTGDAADLFSGGIVAQEVQP; this comes from the coding sequence ATGACTCCCGAGCACACTTCCTCCCCGACGTCCGCGCGCGAGGCGCGAGCCGTTTCCAGCGATCAGGCCCGCGCCCGCTCGCAGCGCGTGGGCCGCCTGCTGCTGCTGGGCGTCTTCGCTCTCGCCACCCTGCTCGCGTTCGCGCTGGTGTGGGTCACCGAGGACAACTCGCTCACGCCCACCCAGCGCCAGGCGCGCGAGCAGATCCGCCGGCTGGAGGGCTTCTTCAAGGCCTACCACCGGCTGATGGGCTCCTTCCCCACGCAGGCGGAAGGCTTCGCGCCGCTCATCGCCTCCAAAGTGTTGGACAGCACGCCACTCGACCCGTGGGGCCACCCGTACGTCTACCGCATGGAGGGCAAGTCGGGCGCCGTGCTGTCGCTGGGCTCGGACGGCAAGCCCGGCGGCACGGGCGACGCCGCGGACCTCTTCAGCGGCGGCATCGTGGCACAGGAGGTGCAGCCTTGA
- the gspE gene encoding type II secretion system ATPase GspE, with translation MDLTADTTTSQGSTATPDVSGGRNDATQVVGHGLAYLCGRPIGEILRALVPALTPEKIQEALATQQEKGGRLGEILVGMKAVSEEDVARALGHQLDLPYLQRIFAEEVDADLVKRIPINFARQTQLLPLSMEGDEVVLAVADPLDTTALDHARLLLGQGIQPRIALASTIVDTINSVYDRSVNEAEALVDEMETTEDLDSLAHELEEPKDLLDADDEAPVIRLVNSVLFRAAKERASDIHIEPMERELLVRFRIDGVLQEVIKPPKRYQNSIIARVKVMGQLNIAEKRLPQDGRIRIKLAGRDIDIRLSTTPTSFGERIVMRLLDKTATLLDLAEIGMSPQVLGNMQAVIKRSHGIVLVTGPTGSGKTTTLYGALSKINTSDLNILTVEDPVEYQLKGIGQMAIAPKIGLTFAQGLRSFLRQDPDVIMVGEIRDKETAEIAIQASLTGHLVLSTVHTNDAAGAVTRLVDMGVQPFLVASSLTGILAQRLVRRVCPDCRQAYTPTDEDLKELGFTLASFKAKFNTDRIYRATGCPSCNRNGYRGRSGIYEFLFVDDDVRQLVLKNVDASTIKKSALAKGMTTLLDDGVRKIALGETTIAEVLSITQEDI, from the coding sequence ATGGACCTGACCGCCGACACCACCACCTCACAAGGCTCCACCGCGACGCCCGACGTGTCCGGCGGCCGCAACGACGCCACCCAGGTCGTGGGCCATGGGCTCGCGTACCTCTGTGGCCGGCCCATTGGAGAGATCCTCCGCGCGCTCGTGCCCGCCCTCACCCCGGAGAAGATTCAAGAGGCGCTCGCCACCCAGCAGGAGAAGGGCGGGCGGCTGGGTGAAATCCTGGTGGGCATGAAGGCGGTCAGCGAGGAGGACGTCGCTCGCGCCCTGGGCCACCAGCTGGACCTGCCCTACCTCCAGCGCATCTTCGCGGAGGAGGTGGACGCGGACCTGGTCAAGCGCATCCCCATCAACTTCGCCCGCCAGACGCAGCTGCTCCCGCTCTCCATGGAGGGCGATGAAGTGGTGCTCGCGGTGGCGGATCCGCTGGACACGACGGCGTTGGATCACGCGCGCCTGCTGCTGGGTCAGGGCATCCAGCCGCGCATCGCGCTCGCCTCCACCATCGTGGACACCATCAACAGCGTGTACGACCGCTCCGTCAACGAGGCGGAAGCGCTCGTGGACGAGATGGAGACCACGGAGGACCTGGACTCGCTGGCGCACGAGCTGGAGGAGCCCAAGGACCTGCTGGACGCGGACGACGAGGCCCCGGTCATCCGGCTGGTGAACTCCGTGCTCTTCCGCGCCGCCAAGGAGCGCGCGAGCGATATCCACATCGAGCCCATGGAGCGCGAGCTCCTGGTGCGCTTCCGCATCGACGGCGTGCTCCAGGAGGTCATCAAGCCGCCCAAGCGCTACCAGAACTCCATCATCGCGCGCGTGAAGGTGATGGGGCAGCTCAACATCGCGGAGAAGCGCCTGCCGCAGGACGGCCGCATCCGCATCAAGCTCGCGGGCCGAGACATCGACATCCGTCTGTCCACCACGCCCACGTCCTTTGGCGAGCGCATCGTCATGCGTCTGCTCGACAAGACGGCGACGCTGCTGGACCTGGCGGAGATCGGCATGAGCCCGCAGGTGCTGGGCAACATGCAGGCCGTCATCAAGCGCTCGCACGGCATCGTCCTGGTGACGGGCCCCACGGGCTCCGGCAAGACGACCACGCTCTACGGCGCGCTCTCCAAGATCAACACCTCCGACCTCAACATCCTCACCGTCGAGGACCCGGTCGAGTACCAGCTCAAGGGCATTGGCCAGATGGCCATCGCCCCGAAGATTGGCCTCACGTTCGCGCAGGGCCTGCGCTCCTTCCTCCGCCAGGACCCCGACGTCATCATGGTCGGTGAAATCCGCGACAAGGAGACGGCGGAGATCGCCATCCAGGCGTCCCTCACGGGCCACCTGGTGCTCTCCACGGTGCACACCAACGACGCGGCCGGTGCCGTGACGCGACTCGTGGACATGGGCGTTCAGCCCTTCCTCGTGGCGTCGTCGCTCACCGGCATCCTCGCCCAGCGCCTCGTGCGCCGCGTGTGCCCGGACTGCCGGCAGGCCTATACGCCCACGGACGAGGACCTGAAGGAGCTGGGCTTCACGCTCGCCAGCTTCAAGGCGAAGTTCAACACGGACCGCATCTACCGCGCGACGGGTTGCCCGTCCTGCAACCGCAACGGCTACCGCGGCCGCTCCGGCATCTACGAGTTCCTCTTCGTGGACGACGACGTGCGCCAGCTGGTGCTCAAGAACGTGGACGCGTCCACCATCAAGAAGTCCGCCCTGGCCAAGGGCATGACGACGCTGCTGGATGACGGCGTGCGGAAGATCGCCCTGGGCGAGACGACCATCGCCGAAGTGCTGAGCATCACGCAGGAGGACATCTAG